From Domibacillus sp. DTU_2020_1001157_1_SI_ALB_TIR_016, a single genomic window includes:
- a CDS encoding YceI family protein, translating to MDKPTWVVDKSQSQVYAAVNHVKGSFPSYEATIEAEADHLVTANISFNVDLSTIQTGNKELDAHLVSEKFFDVEKYAEVRFIANNILDQENGQYELVGDLSLHGVTRTESFFVTFNEKQNSDTGKTARLQAKAVIKRSDYGLTLETGGVHIEDDVEIVLDLQLVKAA from the coding sequence ATGGACAAACCAACATGGGTCGTGGATAAATCCCAGAGCCAGGTTTATGCTGCTGTCAATCATGTGAAGGGTTCCTTCCCTTCTTATGAAGCGACGATTGAAGCCGAGGCAGATCATTTAGTAACGGCGAACATCTCGTTTAATGTGGATCTGTCCACCATACAAACAGGCAATAAGGAACTTGATGCCCACTTGGTATCAGAGAAGTTTTTTGATGTGGAAAAATACGCAGAAGTACGGTTTATCGCTAACAATATTTTGGATCAGGAGAACGGGCAATACGAACTCGTCGGCGACCTTTCCCTGCACGGCGTAACCCGGACAGAATCTTTTTTTGTTACGTTTAATGAGAAACAGAATTCCGACACGGGTAAAACCGCCCGCCTTCAGGCAAAAGCCGTCATTAAACGCAGCGATTACGGTTTAACGCTCGAAACAGGAGGCGTGCATATTGAAGACGACGTAGAGATTGTGCTGGATCTTCAGCTGGTGAAAGCTGCATGA